In one window of Branchiostoma floridae strain S238N-H82 chromosome 14, Bfl_VNyyK, whole genome shotgun sequence DNA:
- the LOC118430266 gene encoding histone-lysine N-methyltransferase MECOM-like isoform X3, whose protein sequence is MEGSRSDYSLSGDELEDIYDHEQALEIEDESVEEDHGHPAEAADHAVEPSDSAYEAPVYIADDIHIPPEFELRESKAAGVGLGVWTKVAVQAGEKMGPFTGIQKAEVKDMTYAWEIVDEFGKVKFIVDASEPGTGNWMKYIRSARNYNEQNMVALQINDQMYYKVVKDVEMGEELMVYMKDAMYPDGTMPPNFEEEKRFRCGECDDLFKSKVALRRHQKYACNNSLAIFNSINEDFKSRQTEELTSQLFECTDCDRIFPNMPSLERHVMTGHGSETREFKCDQCPKSFNWKSNLIRHQMSHDEQKRFPCENCDKVFTDPSNLQRHIRSQHVGARSHACPECGKTFATSSGLKQHQHIHSSIKPFTCEVCLKSYTQFSNLCRHKRMHADCRQQIKCRDCGQLFSTMASLNKHRRFCEGRNNFGISMPAMYRAASQSQSGTPLPPSSRMPLRNMPPASLMDYFGTGGLHPPTTVPQPASLSSVQSVPLSQTAAASLLSSRMQPPAVSYPSNTALRSHHPSSASTVSARSTFFPPTSTFSRPPFLNAVSMGPQKALLSSPMAHLLAQPPASAGSTKDTSTDQEEDMSRAKSGANTKERANDLSEGSDVSDVSTPTGSDLETSGGSELDSESEGDGADKKSSMHKEARMAKHQKNDPSVKEEPEDESAFLKPNDQSAAIPTSGADTIKAIASIADKYFGNDGEEMRSIRVQHQEGKPAGAYPTVAEAEKPFDLSVKKSERMAAQATSSGEDQPLDLSTHPRKGDVDQARNMAESRKSHAFGSLMATTYTSSQRGNPRLTYARPSPLAMDPIYRVEKRKFTDRIYSGIQEKYMRHANYPFSASEHLIQNGAAYEMGNRGGGMMPVSEFPPMASQLADPVVRGKGKDRYTCRYCGKLFPRSANLTRHLRTHTGEQPYRCKYCDRSFSISSNLQRHVRNIHNKEKPFKCPQCERCFGQQTNLDRHLRKHEQEDQDAASGKSPTSAEDLAELADKDESYFEQIQNFIESPTITPRKESVEGNGNLEKKFSPSNGHVAEQMAAGSPPALINGNKQSPPPDNTPCEEDDMMVDKEAETHKVNGHPKRAEEEEKKPVGINGQHGPLGKLLNGDPLDYKPISETTMDDISVDVVDYYGGVMGDAESDGDRSNRQRRSKTQAYSMMLSLSDEEEMAMDDKHRGPRLRSMRRSLRVGGQDGEHA, encoded by the exons ATCGTTGATGAGTTTGGGAAGGTGAAGTTCATTGTTGATGCCAGCGAACCAGGCACAGGGAACTGGATGAAATACATCCGCAGTGCACGCAACTACAATGAACAGAACATGGTCGCCCTCCAAATTAACGACCAG ATGTACTACAAGGTGGTGAAAGATGTAGAGATGGGAGAAGAACTGATGGTTTACATGAAGGATGCCATGTATCCTGATGGAACCATGCCCCCAAACTTTGAAG AAGAGAAGCGATTCCGCTGTGGTGAGTGTGATGACCTGTTCAAGTCCAAGGTAGCCCTACGCCGCCACCAGAAGTACGCCTGTAACAACAGCTTGGCCATCTTCAACAGCATTAATGAAGATTTCAAGAGTAGGCAGACAGAAGAGCTAACATCCCAACTCTTTGAGTGCACAGATTGTGACCGCATCTTCCCCAACATGCCTAGCCTGGAGCGACACGTGATGACGGGCCATGGCAGCGAGACCCGAGagttcaagtgtgaccagtgtccAAAGTCCTTCAACTGGAAGTCGAACCTGATCCGTCACCAAATGTCCCATGACGAGCAGAAGCGATTTCCGTGCGAGAATTGTGACAAGGTCTTCACAGATCCAAGCAATCTACAGCGACACATCCGCTCTCAGCATGTCGGTGCTCGTAGCCACGCGTGTCCTGAGTGTGGAAAGACCTTCGCAACATCGAGCGGGTTGAAACAGCACCAGCACATCCACAGCAGCATCAAACCGTTCACCTGCGAGGTCTGTCTCAAGTCCTACACACAGTTCTCCAACCTGTGCCGCCACAAGCGCATGCACGCCGACTGCCGCCAGCAGATCAAGTGCCGCGACTGCGGTCAGCTGTTCTCTACCATGGCCTCCCTGAACAAGCACCGCCGCTTCTGTGAAGGCAGGAACAACTTTGGCATCAGCATGCCGGCCATGTATCGTGCAGCCTCCCAGTCACAGAGTGGAACCCCCCTCCCTCCGTCCAGCCGTATGCCACTGAGGAACATGCCTCCCGCCAGTCTGATGGACTACTTCGGCACTGGTGGCCTGCACCCACCGACCACTGTGCCCCAGCCGGCCAGCTTGTCCTCTGTGCAGTCCGTCCCACTGAGTCAAACTGCGGCTGCCTCCCTACTGTCCAGCCGCATGCAACCCCCGGCCGTGTCATACCCCAGCAACACGGCCCTGCGATCCCACCATCCGTCCTCAGCATCTACAGTATCGGCCAGGTCAACCTTCTTCCCACCAACGTCCACCTTCTCCCGCCCACCGTTCCTGAATGCTGTCAGTATGGGGCCACAGAAAGCCCTCCTCAGCTCTCCGATGGCCCATCTGTTGGCTCAGCCACCTGCCTCTGCAGGGTCCACCAAAGATACCTCCACAGACCAGGAAGAAGACATGAGCAGAGCCAAATCAGGTGCCAACACCAAAGAGAGAGCCAATGACCTGTCTGAAGGCAGCGATGTCTCAGATGTAAGCACTCCAACAGGAAGCGATCTAGAGACCTCCGGAGGAAGCGAGCTGGACTCAGAAAGTGAAGGGGATGGGGCAGACAAGAAGTCTTCCATGCACAAAGAAGCAAGGATGGCAAAACACCAGAAAAATGATCCCTCTGTAAAGGAGGAACCAGAAGATGAGTCTGCTTTCCTGAAGCCAAATGACCAGTCTGCAGCCATTCCAACCTCTGGTGCTGACACCATCAAGGCTATAGCCTCAATTGCCGATAAATACTTTGGTAATGATGGCGAGGAAATGAGGAGCATTAGAGTACAGCATCAGGAGGGGAAGCCGGCTGGAGCATACCCGACTGTTGCTGAGGCTGAGAAGCCATTTGACCTGTCTGTGAAGAAGTCCGAGAGGATGGCGGCACAAGCCACGAGTAGTGGGGAGGACCAACCTCTCGATCTGAGCACTCACCCTCGGAAGGGTGATGTGGACCAGGCTAGAAACATGGCTGAGTCCAGGAAATCTCACGCATTTGGCAGCCTCATGGCCACCACCTACACCTCTTCCCAACGCGGAAACCCCCGTCTTACCTATGCACGTCCGAGCCCTCTGGCTATGGACCCAATCTATCGTGTGGAGAAGCGAAAGTTTACGGACAGGATCTATAGCGGAATCCAGGAGAAGTACATGCGTCATGCCAACTACCCTTTCAGTGCCAGCGAGCACTTGATCCAGAATGGGGCAGCATACGAAATGGGAAACAGAGGTGGAGGAATGATGCCTGTCAGCGAATTTCCACCAATGGCATCGCAGCTGGCCGATCCTGTGGTGCGAGGCAAGGGGAAAGACCGGTACACCTGTCGATACTGTGGAAAGCTGTTCCCGCGCTCGGCTAACCTGACACGCCACCTGCGCACGCACACGGGAGAGCAGCCGTACCGGTGCAAGTACTGCGACCGGTCCTTCAGCATATCATCCAACCTCCAGCGCCACGTCCGTAACATCCACAACAAGGAGAAGCCGTTCAAGTGTCCTCAGTGCGAGCGCTGCTTTGGCCAACAGACCAACCTCGACCGACACCTCCGCAAGCACGAGCAAGAGGACCAAGACGCCGCATCCGGCAAGTCTCCAACATCGGCTGAAGATCTGGCCGAGCTCGCCGACAAGGACGAATCTTACTTCGAACAGATCCAGAACTTTATCGAATCTCCAACCATCACTCCCAGGAAGGAAAGTGTGGAGGGAAACGGGAACCTGGAAAAAAAGTTCAGTCCCAGTAATGGCCATGTGGCAGAGCAGATGGCTGCTGGGTCTCCTCCTGCACTGATCAATGGAAACAAGCAGAGTCCTCCTCCAGACAACACACCCTGTGAGGAAGACGACATGATGGTCGACAAGGAAGCAGAGACTCATAAAGTGAATGGTCACCCCAAACGTGCAGAGGAAGAGGAGAAGAAACCAGTTGGCATCAATGGTCAGCATGGTCCGCTGGGAAAACTGCTCAATGGTGACCCGCTGGATTACAAACCCATCTCGGAAACAACGATGGACGACATCAGCGTGGATGTGGTTGATTACTACGGTGGAGTCATGGGAGACGCAGAGTCCGACGGAGACAGGTCAAACAGGCAACGCCGGTCCAAGACGCAGGCCTACTCCATGATGCTGTCACTGTCGGATGAGGAAGAGATGGCCATGGACGACAAACATCGCGGGCCGCGGCTTCGGAGCATGCGAAGGTCACTTAGAGTTGGAGGTCAAGATGGGGAACATGCATAG
- the LOC118430266 gene encoding histone-lysine N-methyltransferase MECOM-like isoform X5, with protein sequence MIIVDEFGKVKFIVDASEPGTGNWMKYIRSARNYNEQNMVALQINDQMYYKVVKDVEMGEELMVYMKDAMYPDGTMPPNFEEEKRFRCGECDDLFKSKVALRRHQKYACNNSLAIFNSINEDFKSRQTEELTSQLFECTDCDRIFPNMPSLERHVMTGHGSETREFKCDQCPKSFNWKSNLIRHQMSHDEQKRFPCENCDKVFTDPSNLQRHIRSQHVGARSHACPECGKTFATSSGLKQHQHIHSSIKPFTCEVCLKSYTQFSNLCRHKRMHADCRQQIKCRDCGQLFSTMASLNKHRRFCEGRNNFGISMPAMYRAASQSQSGTPLPPSSRMPLRNMPPASLMDYFGTGGLHPPTTVPQPASLSSVQSVPLSQTAAASLLSSRMQPPAVSYPSNTALRSHHPSSASTVSARSTFFPPTSTFSRPPFLNAVSMGPQKALLSSPMAHLLAQPPASAGSTKDTSTDQEEDMSRAKSGANTKERANDLSEGSDVSDVSTPTGSDLETSGGSELDSESEGDGADKKSSMHKEARMAKHQKNDPSVKEEPEDESAFLKPNDQSAAIPTSGADTIKAIASIADKYFGNDGEEMRSIRVQHQEGKPAGAYPTVAEAEKPFDLSVKKSERMAAQATSSGEDQPLDLSTHPRKGDVDQARNMAESRKSHAFGSLMATTYTSSQRGNPRLTYARPSPLAMDPIYRVEKRKFTDRIYSGIQEKYMRHANYPFSASEHLIQNGAAYEMGNRGGGMMPVSEFPPMASQLADPVVRGKGKDRYTCRYCGKLFPRSANLTRHLRTHTGEQPYRCKYCDRSFSISSNLQRHVRNIHNKEKPFKCPQCERCFGQQTNLDRHLRKHEQEDQDAASGKSPTSAEDLAELADKDESYFEQIQNFIESPTITPRKESVEGNGNLEKKFSPSNGHVAEQMAAGSPPALINGNKQSPPPDNTPCEEDDMMVDKEAETHKVNGHPKRAEEEEKKPVGINGQHGPLGKLLNGDPLDYKPISETTMDDISVDVVDYYGGVMGDAESDGDRSNRQRRSKTQAYSMMLSLSDEEEMAMDDKHRGPRLRSMRRSLRVGGQDGEHA encoded by the exons ATGATT ATCGTTGATGAGTTTGGGAAGGTGAAGTTCATTGTTGATGCCAGCGAACCAGGCACAGGGAACTGGATGAAATACATCCGCAGTGCACGCAACTACAATGAACAGAACATGGTCGCCCTCCAAATTAACGACCAG ATGTACTACAAGGTGGTGAAAGATGTAGAGATGGGAGAAGAACTGATGGTTTACATGAAGGATGCCATGTATCCTGATGGAACCATGCCCCCAAACTTTGAAG AAGAGAAGCGATTCCGCTGTGGTGAGTGTGATGACCTGTTCAAGTCCAAGGTAGCCCTACGCCGCCACCAGAAGTACGCCTGTAACAACAGCTTGGCCATCTTCAACAGCATTAATGAAGATTTCAAGAGTAGGCAGACAGAAGAGCTAACATCCCAACTCTTTGAGTGCACAGATTGTGACCGCATCTTCCCCAACATGCCTAGCCTGGAGCGACACGTGATGACGGGCCATGGCAGCGAGACCCGAGagttcaagtgtgaccagtgtccAAAGTCCTTCAACTGGAAGTCGAACCTGATCCGTCACCAAATGTCCCATGACGAGCAGAAGCGATTTCCGTGCGAGAATTGTGACAAGGTCTTCACAGATCCAAGCAATCTACAGCGACACATCCGCTCTCAGCATGTCGGTGCTCGTAGCCACGCGTGTCCTGAGTGTGGAAAGACCTTCGCAACATCGAGCGGGTTGAAACAGCACCAGCACATCCACAGCAGCATCAAACCGTTCACCTGCGAGGTCTGTCTCAAGTCCTACACACAGTTCTCCAACCTGTGCCGCCACAAGCGCATGCACGCCGACTGCCGCCAGCAGATCAAGTGCCGCGACTGCGGTCAGCTGTTCTCTACCATGGCCTCCCTGAACAAGCACCGCCGCTTCTGTGAAGGCAGGAACAACTTTGGCATCAGCATGCCGGCCATGTATCGTGCAGCCTCCCAGTCACAGAGTGGAACCCCCCTCCCTCCGTCCAGCCGTATGCCACTGAGGAACATGCCTCCCGCCAGTCTGATGGACTACTTCGGCACTGGTGGCCTGCACCCACCGACCACTGTGCCCCAGCCGGCCAGCTTGTCCTCTGTGCAGTCCGTCCCACTGAGTCAAACTGCGGCTGCCTCCCTACTGTCCAGCCGCATGCAACCCCCGGCCGTGTCATACCCCAGCAACACGGCCCTGCGATCCCACCATCCGTCCTCAGCATCTACAGTATCGGCCAGGTCAACCTTCTTCCCACCAACGTCCACCTTCTCCCGCCCACCGTTCCTGAATGCTGTCAGTATGGGGCCACAGAAAGCCCTCCTCAGCTCTCCGATGGCCCATCTGTTGGCTCAGCCACCTGCCTCTGCAGGGTCCACCAAAGATACCTCCACAGACCAGGAAGAAGACATGAGCAGAGCCAAATCAGGTGCCAACACCAAAGAGAGAGCCAATGACCTGTCTGAAGGCAGCGATGTCTCAGATGTAAGCACTCCAACAGGAAGCGATCTAGAGACCTCCGGAGGAAGCGAGCTGGACTCAGAAAGTGAAGGGGATGGGGCAGACAAGAAGTCTTCCATGCACAAAGAAGCAAGGATGGCAAAACACCAGAAAAATGATCCCTCTGTAAAGGAGGAACCAGAAGATGAGTCTGCTTTCCTGAAGCCAAATGACCAGTCTGCAGCCATTCCAACCTCTGGTGCTGACACCATCAAGGCTATAGCCTCAATTGCCGATAAATACTTTGGTAATGATGGCGAGGAAATGAGGAGCATTAGAGTACAGCATCAGGAGGGGAAGCCGGCTGGAGCATACCCGACTGTTGCTGAGGCTGAGAAGCCATTTGACCTGTCTGTGAAGAAGTCCGAGAGGATGGCGGCACAAGCCACGAGTAGTGGGGAGGACCAACCTCTCGATCTGAGCACTCACCCTCGGAAGGGTGATGTGGACCAGGCTAGAAACATGGCTGAGTCCAGGAAATCTCACGCATTTGGCAGCCTCATGGCCACCACCTACACCTCTTCCCAACGCGGAAACCCCCGTCTTACCTATGCACGTCCGAGCCCTCTGGCTATGGACCCAATCTATCGTGTGGAGAAGCGAAAGTTTACGGACAGGATCTATAGCGGAATCCAGGAGAAGTACATGCGTCATGCCAACTACCCTTTCAGTGCCAGCGAGCACTTGATCCAGAATGGGGCAGCATACGAAATGGGAAACAGAGGTGGAGGAATGATGCCTGTCAGCGAATTTCCACCAATGGCATCGCAGCTGGCCGATCCTGTGGTGCGAGGCAAGGGGAAAGACCGGTACACCTGTCGATACTGTGGAAAGCTGTTCCCGCGCTCGGCTAACCTGACACGCCACCTGCGCACGCACACGGGAGAGCAGCCGTACCGGTGCAAGTACTGCGACCGGTCCTTCAGCATATCATCCAACCTCCAGCGCCACGTCCGTAACATCCACAACAAGGAGAAGCCGTTCAAGTGTCCTCAGTGCGAGCGCTGCTTTGGCCAACAGACCAACCTCGACCGACACCTCCGCAAGCACGAGCAAGAGGACCAAGACGCCGCATCCGGCAAGTCTCCAACATCGGCTGAAGATCTGGCCGAGCTCGCCGACAAGGACGAATCTTACTTCGAACAGATCCAGAACTTTATCGAATCTCCAACCATCACTCCCAGGAAGGAAAGTGTGGAGGGAAACGGGAACCTGGAAAAAAAGTTCAGTCCCAGTAATGGCCATGTGGCAGAGCAGATGGCTGCTGGGTCTCCTCCTGCACTGATCAATGGAAACAAGCAGAGTCCTCCTCCAGACAACACACCCTGTGAGGAAGACGACATGATGGTCGACAAGGAAGCAGAGACTCATAAAGTGAATGGTCACCCCAAACGTGCAGAGGAAGAGGAGAAGAAACCAGTTGGCATCAATGGTCAGCATGGTCCGCTGGGAAAACTGCTCAATGGTGACCCGCTGGATTACAAACCCATCTCGGAAACAACGATGGACGACATCAGCGTGGATGTGGTTGATTACTACGGTGGAGTCATGGGAGACGCAGAGTCCGACGGAGACAGGTCAAACAGGCAACGCCGGTCCAAGACGCAGGCCTACTCCATGATGCTGTCACTGTCGGATGAGGAAGAGATGGCCATGGACGACAAACATCGCGGGCCGCGGCTTCGGAGCATGCGAAGGTCACTTAGAGTTGGAGGTCAAGATGGGGAACATGCATAG
- the LOC118430266 gene encoding histone-lysine N-methyltransferase MECOM-like isoform X4 yields MYMWVQMLRKPRDELEDIYDHEQALEIEDESVEEDHGHPAEAADHAVEPSDSAYEAPVYIADDIHIPPEFELRESKAAGVGLGVWTKVAVQAGEKMGPFTGIQKAEVKDMTYAWEIVDEFGKVKFIVDASEPGTGNWMKYIRSARNYNEQNMVALQINDQMYYKVVKDVEMGEELMVYMKDAMYPDGTMPPNFEEEKRFRCGECDDLFKSKVALRRHQKYACNNSLAIFNSINEDFKSRQTEELTSQLFECTDCDRIFPNMPSLERHVMTGHGSETREFKCDQCPKSFNWKSNLIRHQMSHDEQKRFPCENCDKVFTDPSNLQRHIRSQHVGARSHACPECGKTFATSSGLKQHQHIHSSIKPFTCEVCLKSYTQFSNLCRHKRMHADCRQQIKCRDCGQLFSTMASLNKHRRFCEGRNNFGISMPAMYRAASQSQSGTPLPPSSRMPLRNMPPASLMDYFGTGGLHPPTTVPQPASLSSVQSVPLSQTAAASLLSSRMQPPAVSYPSNTALRSHHPSSASTVSARSTFFPPTSTFSRPPFLNAVSMGPQKALLSSPMAHLLAQPPASAGSTKDTSTDQEEDMSRAKSGANTKERANDLSEGSDVSDVSTPTGSDLETSGGSELDSESEGDGADKKSSMHKEARMAKHQKNDPSVKEEPEDESAFLKPNDQSAAIPTSGADTIKAIASIADKYFGNDGEEMRSIRVQHQEGKPAGAYPTVAEAEKPFDLSVKKSERMAAQATSSGEDQPLDLSTHPRKGDVDQARNMAESRKSHAFGSLMATTYTSSQRGNPRLTYARPSPLAMDPIYRVEKRKFTDRIYSGIQEKYMRHANYPFSASEHLIQNGAAYEMGNRGGGMMPVSEFPPMASQLADPVVRGKGKDRYTCRYCGKLFPRSANLTRHLRTHTGEQPYRCKYCDRSFSISSNLQRHVRNIHNKEKPFKCPQCERCFGQQTNLDRHLRKHEQEDQDAASGKSPTSAEDLAELADKDESYFEQIQNFIESPTITPRKESVEGNGNLEKKFSPSNGHVAEQMAAGSPPALINGNKQSPPPDNTPCEEDDMMVDKEAETHKVNGHPKRAEEEEKKPVGINGQHGPLGKLLNGDPLDYKPISETTMDDISVDVVDYYGGVMGDAESDGDRSNRQRRSKTQAYSMMLSLSDEEEMAMDDKHRGPRLRSMRRSLRVGGQDGEHA; encoded by the exons ATCGTTGATGAGTTTGGGAAGGTGAAGTTCATTGTTGATGCCAGCGAACCAGGCACAGGGAACTGGATGAAATACATCCGCAGTGCACGCAACTACAATGAACAGAACATGGTCGCCCTCCAAATTAACGACCAG ATGTACTACAAGGTGGTGAAAGATGTAGAGATGGGAGAAGAACTGATGGTTTACATGAAGGATGCCATGTATCCTGATGGAACCATGCCCCCAAACTTTGAAG AAGAGAAGCGATTCCGCTGTGGTGAGTGTGATGACCTGTTCAAGTCCAAGGTAGCCCTACGCCGCCACCAGAAGTACGCCTGTAACAACAGCTTGGCCATCTTCAACAGCATTAATGAAGATTTCAAGAGTAGGCAGACAGAAGAGCTAACATCCCAACTCTTTGAGTGCACAGATTGTGACCGCATCTTCCCCAACATGCCTAGCCTGGAGCGACACGTGATGACGGGCCATGGCAGCGAGACCCGAGagttcaagtgtgaccagtgtccAAAGTCCTTCAACTGGAAGTCGAACCTGATCCGTCACCAAATGTCCCATGACGAGCAGAAGCGATTTCCGTGCGAGAATTGTGACAAGGTCTTCACAGATCCAAGCAATCTACAGCGACACATCCGCTCTCAGCATGTCGGTGCTCGTAGCCACGCGTGTCCTGAGTGTGGAAAGACCTTCGCAACATCGAGCGGGTTGAAACAGCACCAGCACATCCACAGCAGCATCAAACCGTTCACCTGCGAGGTCTGTCTCAAGTCCTACACACAGTTCTCCAACCTGTGCCGCCACAAGCGCATGCACGCCGACTGCCGCCAGCAGATCAAGTGCCGCGACTGCGGTCAGCTGTTCTCTACCATGGCCTCCCTGAACAAGCACCGCCGCTTCTGTGAAGGCAGGAACAACTTTGGCATCAGCATGCCGGCCATGTATCGTGCAGCCTCCCAGTCACAGAGTGGAACCCCCCTCCCTCCGTCCAGCCGTATGCCACTGAGGAACATGCCTCCCGCCAGTCTGATGGACTACTTCGGCACTGGTGGCCTGCACCCACCGACCACTGTGCCCCAGCCGGCCAGCTTGTCCTCTGTGCAGTCCGTCCCACTGAGTCAAACTGCGGCTGCCTCCCTACTGTCCAGCCGCATGCAACCCCCGGCCGTGTCATACCCCAGCAACACGGCCCTGCGATCCCACCATCCGTCCTCAGCATCTACAGTATCGGCCAGGTCAACCTTCTTCCCACCAACGTCCACCTTCTCCCGCCCACCGTTCCTGAATGCTGTCAGTATGGGGCCACAGAAAGCCCTCCTCAGCTCTCCGATGGCCCATCTGTTGGCTCAGCCACCTGCCTCTGCAGGGTCCACCAAAGATACCTCCACAGACCAGGAAGAAGACATGAGCAGAGCCAAATCAGGTGCCAACACCAAAGAGAGAGCCAATGACCTGTCTGAAGGCAGCGATGTCTCAGATGTAAGCACTCCAACAGGAAGCGATCTAGAGACCTCCGGAGGAAGCGAGCTGGACTCAGAAAGTGAAGGGGATGGGGCAGACAAGAAGTCTTCCATGCACAAAGAAGCAAGGATGGCAAAACACCAGAAAAATGATCCCTCTGTAAAGGAGGAACCAGAAGATGAGTCTGCTTTCCTGAAGCCAAATGACCAGTCTGCAGCCATTCCAACCTCTGGTGCTGACACCATCAAGGCTATAGCCTCAATTGCCGATAAATACTTTGGTAATGATGGCGAGGAAATGAGGAGCATTAGAGTACAGCATCAGGAGGGGAAGCCGGCTGGAGCATACCCGACTGTTGCTGAGGCTGAGAAGCCATTTGACCTGTCTGTGAAGAAGTCCGAGAGGATGGCGGCACAAGCCACGAGTAGTGGGGAGGACCAACCTCTCGATCTGAGCACTCACCCTCGGAAGGGTGATGTGGACCAGGCTAGAAACATGGCTGAGTCCAGGAAATCTCACGCATTTGGCAGCCTCATGGCCACCACCTACACCTCTTCCCAACGCGGAAACCCCCGTCTTACCTATGCACGTCCGAGCCCTCTGGCTATGGACCCAATCTATCGTGTGGAGAAGCGAAAGTTTACGGACAGGATCTATAGCGGAATCCAGGAGAAGTACATGCGTCATGCCAACTACCCTTTCAGTGCCAGCGAGCACTTGATCCAGAATGGGGCAGCATACGAAATGGGAAACAGAGGTGGAGGAATGATGCCTGTCAGCGAATTTCCACCAATGGCATCGCAGCTGGCCGATCCTGTGGTGCGAGGCAAGGGGAAAGACCGGTACACCTGTCGATACTGTGGAAAGCTGTTCCCGCGCTCGGCTAACCTGACACGCCACCTGCGCACGCACACGGGAGAGCAGCCGTACCGGTGCAAGTACTGCGACCGGTCCTTCAGCATATCATCCAACCTCCAGCGCCACGTCCGTAACATCCACAACAAGGAGAAGCCGTTCAAGTGTCCTCAGTGCGAGCGCTGCTTTGGCCAACAGACCAACCTCGACCGACACCTCCGCAAGCACGAGCAAGAGGACCAAGACGCCGCATCCGGCAAGTCTCCAACATCGGCTGAAGATCTGGCCGAGCTCGCCGACAAGGACGAATCTTACTTCGAACAGATCCAGAACTTTATCGAATCTCCAACCATCACTCCCAGGAAGGAAAGTGTGGAGGGAAACGGGAACCTGGAAAAAAAGTTCAGTCCCAGTAATGGCCATGTGGCAGAGCAGATGGCTGCTGGGTCTCCTCCTGCACTGATCAATGGAAACAAGCAGAGTCCTCCTCCAGACAACACACCCTGTGAGGAAGACGACATGATGGTCGACAAGGAAGCAGAGACTCATAAAGTGAATGGTCACCCCAAACGTGCAGAGGAAGAGGAGAAGAAACCAGTTGGCATCAATGGTCAGCATGGTCCGCTGGGAAAACTGCTCAATGGTGACCCGCTGGATTACAAACCCATCTCGGAAACAACGATGGACGACATCAGCGTGGATGTGGTTGATTACTACGGTGGAGTCATGGGAGACGCAGAGTCCGACGGAGACAGGTCAAACAGGCAACGCCGGTCCAAGACGCAGGCCTACTCCATGATGCTGTCACTGTCGGATGAGGAAGAGATGGCCATGGACGACAAACATCGCGGGCCGCGGCTTCGGAGCATGCGAAGGTCACTTAGAGTTGGAGGTCAAGATGGGGAACATGCATAG